The Sebastes umbrosus isolate fSebUmb1 chromosome 23, fSebUmb1.pri, whole genome shotgun sequence genome contains a region encoding:
- the pparaa gene encoding peroxisome proliferator-activated receptor alpha a, with product MAGDLFSPPSPLGDSLLDSPLCGDLMDDLRDISQSMGDDTLEFDFPVYQSTGSGSESSIALDTLTPASSPSSGVCGAEPGPEESFSPLNLECKVCSDKASGFHYGVHACEGCKGFFRRTIRLKLEYDKCERSCKIQKKNRNKCQYCRFHKCLNVGMSHNAIRFGRMPQAEKLKLKAECKMVENEVSSPMLADDRILVGQIHEAYMTNFNMNKAKARLILTGKTSKPPFIIHDMETFQLAERTLAVHVINDDGPEPESSLQAGEVVLAAGCGELQQREAEARLFHCCQSTSVETVTELTEFAKAVPGFQSLDLNDQVTLLKYGVYEALFTLLASCMNKDGLLVARGGGFITREFLKSLRRPFSDMMEPKFQFATRFNSLELDDSDLALFVAAIICCGDRPGLVDVPLVEQLQESIVQALRLHLLANHPDDNFLFPRLLQKLADLRELVTEHAQLVQEIKTTEDTSLHPLLQEIYRDMY from the exons ATGGCAGGGGATCTCTTCAGCCCCCCGTCCCCACTCGGGGATTCCCTACTGGACAGTCCGCTGTGTGGAGATCTGATGGACGATCTTCGGGACATCTCCCAGTCCATGGGAGATGACACGCTGGAGTTTGACTTCCCGGTGTACCAGAGCACCGGCTCGGGGTCCGAGAGCTCCATCGCGCTGG ACACCCTGACCCCGGCCTCCAGTCCGTCGTCGGGGGTGTGCGGAGCAGAGCCCGGCCCAGAGGAGAGCTTCAGCCCCCTCAACCTGGAGTGCAAGGTGTGCTCGGACAAGGCCTCGGGCTTCCACTACGGGGTGCACGCCTGCGAGGGCTGCAAG GGTTTCTTCAGGAGGACCATCAGGCTGAAGCTGGAGTATGACAAGTGTGAGCGCAGCTGCAAAATCCAAAAGAAGAACCGCAACAAGTGCCAGTACTGCCGATTCCACAAGTGTCTCAATGTGGGCATGTCCCACAACG CCATCCGGTTTGGTCGGATGCCTCAGGCGGAGAAGTTAAAGCTCAAGGCAGAATGCAAGATGGTGGAGAACGAAGTTTCAAGCCCCATGCTGGCCGACGACAGGATTCTGGTCGGGCAGATCCACGAAGCCTACATGACGAACTTCAACATGAACAAGGCGAAAGCTCGGCTCATACTCACCGGAAAGACCAGCAAGCCG CCTTTCATCATTCACGACATGGAAACGTTCCAGCTGGCGGAGAGGACGTTAGCGGTCCATGTGATAAACGACGACGGCCCGGAGCCCGAGAGCAGCCTTCAGGCTGGGGAGGTGGTCCTGGCGGCGGGGTGTGGGGAGCTCCAGCAGAGGGAGGCTGAAGCCCGGCTCTTCCACTGCTGCCAGAGCACCTCGGTGGAGACGGTCACAGAGCTGACGGAGTTCGCCAAGGCAGTGCCGGGCTTCCAGAGCCTGGATCTGAATGATCAG GTGACTCTCTTGAAGTACGGCGTTTACGAAGCCCTCTTCACCCTCCTGGCCTCCTGCATGAACAAAGACGGCCTCCTGGTGGCCCGCGGTGGAGGCTTCATCACTCGAGAGTTCCTCAAGAGCCTCCGGCGGCCATTTAGCGACATGATGGAGCCCAAATTCCAGTTCGCCACACGCTTCAACTCCCTGGAGCTGGACGACAGTGACCTGGCTCTTTTTGTGGCAGCCATTATCTGTTGCGGAG ATCGGCCAGGCCTGGTGGACGTGCCTCTAgtggagcagctgcaggagaGCATCGTCCAGGCACTCCGGCTCCACCTGCTGGCCAACCACCCGGACGACAACTTCCTCTTCCCCAGACTGCTGCAGAAACTGGCCGACCTCCGGGAGCTGGTCACCGAGCATGCTCAGTTGGTGCAGGAAATCAAGACGACAGAGGACACGTCGCTGCACCCGCTCCTGCAGGAGATATACAGGGACATGTACTGA